In one Dehalogenimonas formicexedens genomic region, the following are encoded:
- the mutM gene encoding DNA-formamidopyrimidine glycosylase gives MMPELPEVETVTNEIRPYVLGRCIENVEVFWPGTVKGNTIAEFVNGLKGQTVAKVRRRGKFIIWELSSGKKLLTHLKMTGALIAQEASALPPPYNRVEITLDDGFKVYFRDPRKFGRMRVVDRDSTIEELGPEPLEPEFTVETFTSILRKRKSPIKPTLLDQSLIAGIGNMYADEALFEAKIHPLRPADSLTPAEYRRLHKAIQQVLTAAIESKGASISNYVRPGGELGHAHFAFKVAHRRGENCPRCGAALERIVVRGRGTYLCSRCQPMPE, from the coding sequence TATGTCCTCGGGCGTTGCATTGAAAACGTCGAGGTATTTTGGCCGGGAACGGTCAAGGGCAATACGATCGCTGAATTTGTGAACGGGCTCAAGGGGCAAACGGTCGCAAAAGTCCGGCGGCGCGGTAAGTTCATCATCTGGGAACTCTCGAGCGGAAAAAAGCTCCTGACCCACCTCAAAATGACCGGCGCACTCATCGCCCAGGAGGCCTCCGCCCTTCCTCCGCCTTACAACCGCGTCGAAATAACGCTCGACGATGGATTCAAGGTCTACTTCCGCGATCCCAGGAAATTCGGCCGGATGCGGGTCGTCGATCGAGATTCAACGATCGAAGAACTCGGACCGGAACCGCTCGAACCCGAGTTTACTGTTGAGACGTTCACCTCGATCCTCAGAAAGCGTAAAAGCCCGATCAAGCCAACCTTGCTCGACCAGTCGCTTATCGCCGGAATCGGCAATATGTACGCCGATGAAGCGCTTTTCGAAGCGAAAATCCACCCCTTGAGACCGGCGGACAGCTTGACTCCCGCCGAATACCGGCGATTGCACAAGGCCATCCAGCAGGTGCTGACAGCCGCCATCGAAAGCAAAGGAGCATCCATCTCCAATTACGTCAGGCCGGGCGGCGAGTTGGGACACGCCCACTTCGCTTTCAAAGTGGCGCACCGCCGGGGAGAGAACTGTCCCAGATGTGGGGCGGCGCTGGAGAGGATTGTCGTCAGAGGGCGGGGTACGTATTTGTGTTCCAGGTGTCAACCCATGCCGGAATAA
- a CDS encoding aspartate/glutamate racemase family protein, whose amino-acid sequence MKTIGLIGGISWNSTALYYKLINEGVAKALGGLHSAKVLIYSFDFEEIEKRQSSGDWPELGEMLGERGKALKGAGADFLVICANTMHKVVDQVEATSGLEVLHIADAAGEAIKKAGLKSVGLLGTRFTMSEDFYRRRLEEKFGIEVLVPEKDQQQVVNSIIYDELCRGCVQDASNWACQLVIDNLVARGAEGIVLACTELPMLIKPSDVKVPVFDTVKLHAEAAVRRAIK is encoded by the coding sequence ATGAAAACCATCGGGCTAATCGGCGGGATAAGCTGGAATTCAACGGCGCTATATTACAAGCTGATCAACGAGGGCGTGGCCAAAGCTCTCGGCGGACTCCATTCAGCCAAGGTATTGATCTACTCATTCGACTTCGAGGAAATCGAAAAGCGACAGAGCAGCGGCGACTGGCCCGAACTTGGGGAAATGCTCGGGGAACGGGGCAAAGCTCTCAAGGGTGCGGGAGCCGATTTCCTGGTCATCTGCGCCAATACGATGCATAAAGTCGTAGATCAGGTCGAAGCAACCTCCGGTCTCGAAGTCCTTCATATCGCCGATGCCGCTGGGGAAGCGATCAAAAAAGCCGGCCTGAAATCAGTGGGCCTCCTGGGTACCCGGTTCACCATGAGCGAAGATTTTTACCGGAGAAGACTCGAAGAAAAATTCGGAATCGAGGTCCTGGTGCCGGAAAAAGATCAACAGCAGGTGGTGAACTCCATCATCTATGATGAGCTTTGCCGAGGCTGCGTCCAAGACGCCTCAAATTGGGCTTGCCAGCTGGTTATCGACAACCTGGTGGCTCGCGGCGCCGAGGGCATCGTCCTGGCCTGCACCGAACTGCCGATGTTGATAAAGCCGTCCGATGTTAAGGTACCGGTGTTTGATACGGTTAAACTGCATGCGGAGGCGGCGGTGCGGCGGGCGATAAAATAA